A window of the Betaproteobacteria bacterium genome harbors these coding sequences:
- a CDS encoding VOC family protein, whose product VEMCRVDGAPGKLIHAAIRIGDSMVMLTDEMPNCGALGPKARGGASVTIHLQVPDVDAMFAKAVAAGATVTMPVADMFWGDRYGQIVDPFGHSWAIATHVRDVGMEELKDAAKKMFS is encoded by the coding sequence GTCGAGATGTGCCGCGTCGACGGCGCTCCCGGGAAGCTCATTCACGCCGCCATCCGCATCGGCGACTCGATGGTGATGCTGACCGACGAAATGCCGAACTGCGGCGCGCTCGGGCCGAAGGCGCGCGGCGGTGCGTCGGTCACGATCCATCTGCAGGTTCCCGACGTCGACGCCATGTTCGCGAAGGCGGTGGCGGCCGGGGCGACCGTTACCATGCCGGTCGCCGACATGTTCTGGGGCGACCGTTACGGCCAGATCGTAGACCCGTTCGGTCACTCGTGGGCGATCGCCACGCATGTGCGCGACGTCGGCATGGAGGAACTCAAGGACGCCGCGAAGAAAATGTTCAGCTGA